In one window of Hymenobacter nivis DNA:
- a CDS encoding glycoside hydrolase family 28 protein, with the protein MLLTRFFLLLSALCIARFNGRAQTYAITNYGAVADGKTLATAAIQKAVDVCNRTGGGTVDVPPGTFLTGTISLKSNVNLHLESGAVLLGSPNINDYRAYTLPKYPEYGTNHYGILYTELAENVALTGLGTIDGNDPAYFDVTRAKKIDTVTTRYTRQKNNFRHVATGIGDGPWEPREPRPRQMVIFAQCRNVRLADVSLLRSPFWTLHFSDCDAVRVSGVRIWSSLLAPNADGIDITSSSNVTITGCDIRAGDDAIAITGYDHHFEIPGFSGQRHVSENIIVSNCNLQSYSSGVRIGFLDQNTVRNVTVSNVNITNSTRGIGIFLRDEGSLENLTFTNINIDTHLRTGDWWGNGEPIHISAIRGKENVKLGRIKNVRFENITCRGENGILVYGTPESVIEDLSFRHVTFDFIDSPLNGVAGGNVDLRGIMSEKNQLFARDIPGILAQYVIGLIIDDFALRWLNPRSSFLSHGIETDHVTGLRVSHFQGTGAPNNPNAQRLYLQNSPGAILAEEEKAGASTPGRGRRTR; encoded by the coding sequence ATGCTTCTAACCCGGTTTTTCCTGCTGCTGAGCGCTCTGTGCATCGCCCGTTTCAACGGTCGTGCCCAAACATACGCCATCACCAACTACGGGGCCGTGGCCGACGGCAAAACCCTGGCCACGGCCGCCATCCAAAAGGCCGTTGACGTGTGCAACCGCACCGGCGGTGGCACCGTGGACGTGCCACCCGGCACTTTTCTTACGGGAACTATCAGCCTGAAAAGCAACGTGAATCTGCACCTGGAAAGCGGAGCCGTTCTTTTGGGCAGCCCCAACATCAACGATTACCGGGCCTATACGCTGCCCAAGTACCCCGAATACGGCACCAACCACTACGGCATCCTCTACACCGAACTGGCCGAAAACGTGGCTCTCACCGGCCTGGGTACTATCGACGGCAACGACCCGGCTTACTTCGACGTGACGCGCGCCAAGAAAATTGATACCGTCACCACCCGCTACACTCGCCAGAAAAATAACTTTCGCCACGTTGCTACCGGTATTGGCGACGGCCCGTGGGAACCCCGCGAACCCCGGCCCCGGCAGATGGTGATTTTTGCGCAGTGCCGAAACGTGCGCCTCGCCGACGTTTCGCTGTTGCGCTCTCCGTTCTGGACGCTGCATTTTTCCGACTGCGACGCCGTACGGGTGAGCGGCGTGCGAATATGGTCGTCGCTGCTGGCTCCGAACGCCGACGGCATCGACATCACGAGTTCCAGCAACGTCACTATCACGGGCTGCGACATCCGGGCAGGCGACGACGCCATCGCCATCACCGGCTACGACCACCACTTCGAGATTCCCGGGTTCAGCGGGCAGCGCCACGTTTCGGAGAACATCATCGTGAGCAACTGCAACCTGCAATCGTACTCCAGCGGCGTTCGCATTGGTTTTCTGGACCAGAACACGGTGCGCAACGTCACGGTCAGCAACGTCAATATCACCAATTCCACCCGCGGCATCGGCATCTTCCTGCGGGACGAGGGCTCGCTGGAAAACCTCACGTTTACCAACATCAACATTGACACTCACTTGCGCACCGGCGATTGGTGGGGCAACGGCGAACCCATTCACATTTCGGCCATTCGCGGCAAGGAAAACGTGAAGCTGGGTCGCATCAAAAACGTGCGTTTCGAGAACATTACTTGCCGAGGCGAAAACGGTATTCTGGTCTATGGTACGCCGGAAAGCGTGATTGAAGACCTATCCTTCCGCCACGTCACCTTCGACTTTATCGATAGCCCACTCAATGGCGTGGCCGGTGGCAACGTGGATTTACGCGGCATAATGAGCGAAAAAAACCAACTATTTGCCCGCGATATTCCCGGCATTCTGGCCCAATACGTCATCGGGCTGATCATCGACGATTTTGCCTTGCGCTGGCTAAACCCGCGCAGCTCCTTCCTTTCCCATGGTATCGAAACCGACCATGTAACCGGCCTGCGGGTGAGTCATTTTCAAGGTACCGGCGCCCCCAACAACCCGAATGCGCAACGGCTATACCTGCAGAATAGTCCGGGAGCAATACTGGCCGAAGAAGAGAAAGCGGGGGCCAGTACGCCGGGCCGTGGCCGGCGCACCCGCTAG
- a CDS encoding IS701 family transposase: protein MLTQRTCIDFLLNTPRNYIGAHLAVHLPEMSHDQVYRFLRNNTFSAGQLRELVQPLVADSPEAFLLVDDSVQDKRYSRFIEVAQRQYSGNVHGLVTGIGLVNLFHSSGESGDFLSLDFRIYAPAQDGLTKNDHFQAMFKQVVEEGKIQARTLLFDSWYANSENLKVIEQAGWTFFTTLKSNRLVSLGKETGYQSLNTLDPPAGGWSRGVEVRLQQVPFGVKLFKLVTIDGSIEWVITNYLAAHLNREMVIEAVQVRWQVEEFHRSFKQLTGSEKCQCRKAQAQRNHLTCCYLVWVTLRQYARAIGRTIYQAACLPWAEWLRQQLQNSSIPVLVLEAA from the coding sequence ATGCTAACCCAAAGGACCTGCATTGATTTTTTGCTCAACACCCCGCGCAATTATATAGGGGCGCATTTGGCCGTCCACCTGCCAGAGATGAGCCACGATCAGGTATATCGCTTTTTGCGCAATAACACGTTTTCGGCGGGTCAGTTACGGGAGTTGGTACAGCCTTTGGTAGCCGACTCACCCGAAGCATTTCTGCTGGTGGATGATAGTGTGCAGGATAAGCGCTACAGTCGCTTCATTGAAGTAGCGCAGCGACAATATTCGGGCAATGTGCACGGGTTGGTCACGGGCATTGGGCTGGTTAATCTATTCCACAGCAGCGGCGAAAGCGGTGATTTTCTGTCGCTAGACTTCCGCATATACGCTCCTGCTCAGGACGGGCTGACGAAAAACGACCACTTCCAGGCCATGTTCAAACAAGTGGTGGAAGAGGGAAAAATTCAGGCCCGCACCCTGCTCTTTGATAGTTGGTATGCCAACAGCGAGAACCTGAAAGTGATTGAGCAAGCCGGTTGGACGTTTTTCACCACCCTGAAAAGCAATCGGTTAGTGAGTTTAGGGAAGGAAACGGGCTATCAGTCCCTGAACACGCTCGACCCGCCGGCGGGGGGCTGGAGCCGGGGCGTGGAAGTGCGCCTGCAACAAGTACCGTTTGGGGTCAAACTTTTCAAGCTGGTTACCATAGACGGCAGCATTGAATGGGTGATAACCAATTACTTGGCAGCTCATCTCAATCGGGAAATGGTTATTGAGGCGGTGCAGGTACGCTGGCAGGTGGAGGAGTTTCACCGGAGTTTCAAGCAATTAACGGGTTCCGAGAAATGCCAGTGCCGCAAGGCGCAGGCGCAGCGCAATCATTTGACTTGTTGCTATTTAGTCTGGGTAACGTTGCGGCAATACGCCCGCGCCATCGGCCGCACCATCTACCAGGCCGCCTGCCTACCCTGGGCTGAATGGCTGCGGCAGCAATTGCAGAATTCATCTATTCCTGTTCTTGTACTTGAGGCTGCGTAA
- a CDS encoding AAA family ATPase gives MPLYVISGGPGAGKTTLLGALRAAGFAGADEVSRQLIQEQVALGSGRVPWLDLAGFAELAMARMVADHAAASRRGGVTFFDRGLPDVVAYLEVAGLLVPAACYAAVAAHPYQPVVFLAPPWADIYVNDAERWQTFAEATVLHGALRRTYQRLGFAVLELPKTTVAARVAFVRAAAGL, from the coding sequence ATGCCCCTTTACGTCATCTCCGGGGGGCCCGGGGCCGGTAAAACTACGCTGCTGGGGGCCCTGCGAGCCGCTGGCTTCGCGGGGGCTGATGAAGTGTCGCGCCAGCTCATCCAGGAGCAGGTGGCGCTGGGTAGCGGCCGGGTGCCGTGGCTCGATTTGGCAGGCTTTGCCGAACTGGCGATGGCCCGCATGGTGGCCGACCACGCGGCGGCGTCGCGGCGCGGCGGCGTCACATTTTTTGACCGCGGGCTACCTGATGTCGTTGCCTACCTAGAGGTTGCGGGGCTACTCGTGCCGGCTGCGTGCTACGCCGCAGTGGCGGCGCACCCATACCAGCCGGTGGTGTTTTTGGCGCCGCCGTGGGCTGATATTTACGTGAACGACGCCGAGCGCTGGCAGACGTTTGCCGAGGCCACGGTGCTGCACGGGGCCCTGCGGCGCACCTACCAGCGGTTGGGTTTTGCGGTGCTGGAATTGCCTAAAACCACGGTGGCGGCGCGCGTGGCCTTCGTGCGGGCGGCGGCTGGACTGTAG
- a CDS encoding ABC transporter substrate-binding protein — protein MQYAKGFTISYVAGGKLVTILSPFEQKTTATRYLLVPRGAGRPAGYADAHVIETPLRSLVALSSMHVALADFLGAADLVVGLGSFKYASAAPVRQRIAAGKIYEVGQGKELNNEELIAHHPDLVMATGWPGESLARFQTLEAAGVPVMINSEWVETTPLARAEWVKVLAALLNKEDLVNRKFDQVARSYHRLAALGHYAAQRPKVVVGLPFKDVWYVPDTDSYLTQFLRDAGCTYAWDQARAPSGSLALSFETVAPVALTADYWLQTGTAATKADILAQDARYAAFAPFQTGRVYNNNRRTNAQGSNDYWESGAVRPDLVLSDLIKILHPELLPSWQLYYYQWLK, from the coding sequence GTGCAGTACGCCAAGGGCTTCACCATCAGCTACGTAGCGGGCGGCAAGCTGGTCACCATCCTGAGCCCGTTCGAGCAGAAAACCACGGCTACACGCTACCTGCTGGTGCCCCGCGGGGCGGGGCGGCCAGCGGGCTACGCCGATGCCCACGTCATCGAAACGCCGCTGCGGAGCCTTGTGGCCCTATCGTCGATGCACGTAGCGCTGGCCGATTTCCTGGGGGCCGCCGACCTGGTAGTGGGCTTGGGTAGCTTCAAGTACGCCTCGGCCGCGCCGGTGCGGCAGCGCATCGCCGCCGGCAAGATTTACGAGGTAGGCCAGGGCAAAGAGCTTAACAACGAAGAGCTTATTGCCCATCACCCCGACCTGGTGATGGCCACCGGCTGGCCCGGCGAAAGCCTGGCGCGCTTCCAGACGCTGGAAGCCGCTGGCGTGCCCGTCATGATTAACTCCGAGTGGGTGGAAACCACGCCCCTGGCCCGCGCCGAGTGGGTAAAAGTGCTGGCCGCGCTGCTCAACAAGGAAGATTTGGTGAACCGGAAATTTGACCAGGTGGCCCGCTCCTACCACCGCTTGGCGGCCCTAGGCCACTACGCCGCCCAGCGGCCTAAAGTGGTTGTTGGCCTGCCGTTTAAGGACGTGTGGTACGTGCCCGATACCGACAGCTACCTCACGCAGTTCCTGCGCGACGCGGGCTGCACCTACGCCTGGGACCAGGCCCGGGCCCCCAGCGGCAGCCTGGCGCTGTCGTTCGAAACCGTGGCTCCCGTGGCCCTCACCGCCGACTACTGGCTGCAAACCGGCACCGCCGCCACCAAGGCCGATATCCTGGCCCAGGATGCGCGCTACGCCGCCTTCGCGCCCTTCCAAACCGGCCGCGTGTACAACAACAACCGCCGCACCAACGCCCAGGGCTCCAACGACTATTGGGAATCGGGGGCGGTGCGGCCCGACCTCGTGCTGTCGGATTTGATCAAGATTTTGCACCCCGAGCTGCTGCCCTCGTGGCAGCTCTACTATTACCAGTGGCTGAAATGA
- a CDS encoding iron ABC transporter permease produces MSTAQLAAAPPSLVAAGRRRTAWLLALAGLVALGFVLDIALGPVRIPLAAVVKILLGQAADNPAWAFIVREIRLPKALTALAVGSGLAVSGLQMQTLFRNPLAGPSVLGLTAGAGLGVAAVMLAGGSGAAGGFAIRALGVGGSWGLVLAATAGAALVMALVMALSARVRDNVVLLIVGLMVSSVTGAIVGLWQYFSAPEQIQEYLLWTFGSLGGVVGPHLVVLAAVVTVGLGLAFASAKPLNALLLGENYARSMGLTVGRARTSIILSTSLLAGAITAFCGPIGFVGIAVPHLTRGLLRTADHRVLLPGACLVGAALTLGCDCLAQLPGSQTVLPLSIVTSLLGAPVVLWVVLRRNSVRSSFS; encoded by the coding sequence ATGAGCACGGCCCAACTGGCGGCCGCGCCGCCGTCGCTGGTCGCGGCCGGGCGGCGGCGCACGGCTTGGCTGCTGGCCCTGGCGGGGCTGGTGGCCCTGGGCTTCGTGCTCGACATTGCCCTGGGCCCCGTGCGCATCCCGCTGGCGGCGGTGGTGAAGATTCTGCTGGGCCAGGCGGCCGACAACCCGGCCTGGGCGTTCATCGTGAGGGAGATTCGCCTGCCCAAGGCCCTGACGGCGCTGGCCGTGGGCAGTGGCCTGGCTGTGAGCGGCTTGCAGATGCAAACGCTGTTTCGTAACCCGCTGGCGGGGCCCTCAGTACTGGGCCTCACGGCGGGGGCGGGGCTGGGCGTGGCCGCCGTAATGCTGGCCGGGGGCAGCGGCGCAGCGGGCGGCTTCGCCATCCGGGCGCTGGGCGTGGGCGGCAGTTGGGGCTTGGTGCTGGCCGCCACCGCCGGCGCCGCCCTGGTGATGGCCCTGGTGATGGCCCTCTCGGCCCGGGTGCGCGACAACGTGGTGCTACTTATTGTGGGCCTGATGGTTAGCAGCGTCACCGGGGCCATTGTCGGCCTATGGCAATACTTCAGTGCCCCCGAGCAGATTCAGGAATATTTGCTTTGGACGTTCGGCTCGCTGGGCGGCGTGGTGGGGCCCCACCTGGTGGTGCTGGCGGCCGTAGTGACAGTGGGGCTGGGGCTGGCTTTTGCCTCGGCCAAGCCGCTGAATGCCCTGCTGCTGGGCGAAAACTACGCCCGCAGCATGGGCCTGACCGTGGGCCGGGCGCGCACAAGTATCATCCTCAGTACCAGCTTGCTGGCGGGAGCCATCACGGCGTTTTGTGGGCCGATTGGCTTCGTGGGTATCGCCGTGCCGCACCTCACCCGGGGCTTGCTGCGCACCGCCGACCACCGCGTGCTGCTGCCCGGCGCCTGCCTGGTGGGGGCCGCCCTCACGCTGGGCTGCGACTGCCTGGCCCAGCTCCCCGGCAGCCAAACCGTCCTCCCGCTGAGCATCGTCACCTCGCTGCTGGGGGCCCCGGTGGTACTGTGGGTGGTGCTGCGCCGCAATAGCGTTCGCTCGTCGTTTTCCTGA
- a CDS encoding ABC transporter ATP-binding protein gives MPNPAPLLTAEDLAVGYMNRKTPHPVAGPLRLALWPGELVCLLGPNGAGKSTLLRTLAGLQPPLGGRLDLGGWPLAAMGAPERARQLSIVLTDRVDAGNLAVRELVRLGRHPHTGWLGSLSAHDEARVQAALEATGTEIFADRPVGELSDGERQKVLLARALAQDTPVVLLDEPTAHLDLPNRVALMRLLHQLARTTGKAILLSTHELDLALQAADRVWLLPADGPLRTGTPEDLVLSGAFAAAFAREGLAFDAGTGTFALHAPTGPPVQLVGEGAAAFWTRRALEREGFVPTTGPAALRVTAPAGPDLGPWLSQVPGQAAQSHATIGALLRTMRQVNSNQLVD, from the coding sequence ATGCCCAACCCTGCGCCGCTGCTGACCGCCGAGGACCTGGCGGTGGGTTATATGAACAGAAAGACGCCCCACCCGGTGGCCGGGCCCCTGCGCCTGGCCCTGTGGCCCGGCGAGCTGGTCTGCCTGCTGGGGCCCAACGGCGCGGGCAAAAGCACGCTGCTGCGCACGCTGGCCGGCTTGCAGCCGCCGCTTGGCGGGCGGCTCGATCTGGGCGGGTGGCCGCTGGCGGCGATGGGGGCCCCCGAACGCGCCCGCCAGCTCAGCATCGTGCTCACCGACCGCGTGGACGCCGGCAACCTCGCCGTGCGCGAGCTGGTGCGCCTGGGTCGCCACCCGCACACCGGCTGGCTGGGCAGCCTCTCGGCCCACGACGAAGCCCGGGTGCAAGCTGCCTTGGAAGCCACTGGTACCGAAATCTTCGCCGACCGCCCGGTGGGTGAATTGAGCGACGGCGAGCGCCAGAAAGTGCTGCTGGCCCGCGCCCTCGCCCAGGACACGCCGGTGGTACTGCTCGACGAACCCACGGCCCACCTCGACCTGCCCAACCGTGTGGCTCTCATGCGCTTGCTGCACCAGCTGGCCCGCACCACGGGCAAGGCCATCCTGCTCTCGACCCACGAGCTGGACCTGGCCCTGCAAGCCGCCGACCGCGTGTGGCTGCTACCCGCCGATGGGCCCCTGCGCACCGGCACGCCCGAGGATTTGGTGCTGAGCGGGGCCTTTGCGGCGGCGTTTGCGCGGGAGGGGCTGGCCTTCGACGCGGGCACCGGCACCTTCGCTCTGCACGCGCCCACGGGGCCCCCGGTGCAGCTGGTAGGGGAGGGCGCCGCCGCTTTCTGGACGCGCCGGGCCCTGGAGCGCGAGGGCTTCGTGCCCACCACAGGGCCCGCCGCCCTGCGCGTGACGGCCCCCGCCGGCCCCGACCTGGGGCCCTGGTTGAGCCAAGTACCGGGCCAGGCCGCCCAGTCCCACGCCACCATCGGTGCGCTGCTGCGGACGATGCGTCAAGTTAATAGTAACCAATTGGTTGACTAA
- a CDS encoding TonB-dependent receptor gives MKKRFLSQQSQSPRPEIKLLLGAALLAGAAPAAWAQVVAPGDTLQRQSLNEVVVTANRAATPRNQVPQQIQVISQKDIQQTPAAEFTDVLKKNASVDIVQYPGLLAGVGIRGFRPQTDGLNQRALLLVDGRPAGTSNLATIDLGSVERVEVLKGPASALYGPQAMGGVVNVITRQSRGAIRTSLFAEYGSYQTVKFGGATGGNLTKRLDFDLSAGFFNRGQDYKLGGNGILRRALDASSATQTFADGTTKTVDDARGDNQRRDFTKLKYYAGALRLGYQLSEKWRVDVRGELFRAPTVQAPNDIFYGNLGPSSKDIERGNLDLSATGNYAHHQLFVRGYTSRETSNYNTLADYNNAPVPPYRSYQSQYLWKGLQAKDVITLGRQRLTVGIDHNEATSNSQVFNPDGSNGMPYSPNYALNTTGIYAQGQLSLLADKLVVTPGVRYDLITYNVKQTDLLTDFTPGKKTNPFFSPSLGAQYALTDGLRVHATIGRAYVTPDAFNVAGFSQTAPDSARQVAITQGNANLKNENSVTYDAGLRFGQATSGFSADATFFATRVANRITTRTANPVGETTAEGYVVSSRTTYVNANDSQIRGLEVEVGYDFGALADRRYLLRAFAGGTGIFKAQDVTNNVDGTRTVRDIYNVARLNGNLGVAFDSYQGITARLTGHYVGRRKDTDFTDVNYPQVEYPAYMTVDFSAGYTVAKHHTFSLLVNNLTNENYYEKRGYNLPGRNISGRYTIAF, from the coding sequence ATGAAAAAACGTTTTTTATCCCAACAAAGCCAGTCGCCGCGCCCCGAAATAAAGCTGCTGCTGGGCGCGGCCCTGTTGGCCGGCGCGGCGCCCGCCGCCTGGGCCCAGGTGGTGGCCCCGGGCGATACGTTGCAACGCCAAAGTCTCAACGAGGTAGTGGTGACGGCCAACCGCGCCGCCACGCCGCGCAACCAAGTACCCCAGCAAATCCAGGTCATCAGCCAGAAAGACATTCAGCAGACGCCGGCCGCGGAGTTTACCGACGTGCTGAAAAAGAACGCTTCGGTGGATATCGTGCAGTACCCCGGCCTGCTGGCGGGCGTGGGCATCCGCGGCTTCCGGCCTCAGACCGACGGCCTCAACCAGCGGGCCCTGCTGCTGGTGGACGGCCGCCCGGCCGGCACCAGCAACCTCGCCACCATCGACCTGGGCAGCGTGGAGCGCGTAGAGGTCCTCAAGGGCCCCGCCTCGGCCCTCTACGGCCCGCAGGCCATGGGCGGCGTAGTGAACGTGATTACGCGGCAGTCGCGCGGGGCCATCCGCACCTCGCTGTTTGCCGAATACGGTAGCTACCAAACGGTTAAATTTGGCGGGGCCACTGGCGGCAACCTCACTAAGCGGCTCGATTTTGATTTGTCGGCGGGCTTTTTCAACCGCGGGCAGGACTACAAGCTGGGCGGTAACGGTATTCTGCGCCGCGCCCTGGACGCCAGCAGCGCCACCCAAACCTTTGCCGACGGCACCACCAAAACCGTGGACGACGCCCGCGGCGATAATCAGCGCCGCGACTTCACCAAGCTGAAGTACTACGCCGGGGCCCTGCGCCTGGGCTACCAGCTGAGCGAAAAATGGCGCGTGGACGTGCGCGGTGAGCTGTTTAGGGCCCCCACGGTACAGGCCCCCAACGATATTTTTTACGGCAACCTGGGCCCGTCGAGCAAGGACATCGAGCGCGGCAACCTCGACCTGAGCGCCACCGGCAATTACGCCCACCACCAGTTGTTTGTGCGCGGCTATACGTCGAGAGAAACCAGTAACTACAATACCCTGGCCGACTACAACAACGCCCCCGTGCCGCCCTACCGCTCCTACCAGAGCCAGTACCTCTGGAAGGGCTTGCAGGCCAAGGACGTCATCACGCTGGGCCGCCAGCGCCTCACGGTGGGCATCGACCACAACGAGGCCACCAGCAACTCGCAGGTATTCAACCCCGACGGCTCCAACGGCATGCCCTACAGCCCGAACTACGCGCTGAATACGACCGGTATTTACGCCCAGGGCCAGCTGAGCCTACTGGCCGACAAGCTGGTGGTGACGCCGGGCGTGCGCTACGACTTAATTACCTATAATGTGAAGCAGACCGACCTGCTCACCGATTTCACGCCGGGCAAAAAAACCAACCCGTTTTTCAGCCCCAGCCTGGGGGCCCAGTACGCGCTGACGGACGGTCTGCGGGTGCACGCCACCATCGGCCGCGCCTACGTGACGCCCGACGCCTTCAACGTGGCCGGCTTCTCGCAAACTGCACCCGACAGCGCCCGTCAGGTGGCCATCACGCAGGGCAACGCCAACCTGAAAAACGAGAACAGCGTGACTTACGACGCCGGCTTGCGCTTTGGCCAGGCCACGTCGGGCTTCTCGGCCGACGCCACGTTCTTCGCCACCCGGGTTGCGAACCGCATCACGACCCGCACCGCTAACCCCGTGGGCGAAACCACTGCCGAGGGCTACGTCGTGAGCTCGCGCACCACTTACGTGAACGCCAACGACAGCCAGATTAGGGGCCTGGAGGTCGAGGTAGGCTACGACTTCGGGGCCCTGGCCGACCGCCGCTACCTGCTGCGCGCCTTCGCCGGCGGCACGGGTATTTTCAAGGCCCAGGACGTGACCAACAACGTGGACGGCACGCGCACCGTGCGCGATATTTACAATGTGGCCCGGCTGAACGGTAACTTGGGCGTGGCCTTCGACAGCTACCAAGGCATCACCGCCCGCCTTACCGGCCACTATGTGGGCCGCCGCAAAGACACCGATTTTACCGACGTGAACTACCCGCAAGTAGAATATCCCGCGTACATGACCGTCGATTTCTCGGCCGGCTATACAGTGGCT